The genomic DNA TTCAGGACGTGGAAGTAGACCTCTTCGAGTCGAGCTTGGAGTGAGTGAGCGATGTCTTCGTGACGGCGATCAAGGGGATCCTCTTTCCGGCGGGCGGGTCCCAACGGCTTGATGAGCTTGTCAGAGTAGCACTGCTGGATGGAGGGTTCGCCATCATTCCAGGTCATATTGACGTTGCCGGTGTGATGCTGGAAGTAGCGCAGGTCAAGCTCGAACAGGCCATCGGGTCTTTCGCGGACGATCTTGCGGAAAGCATCCAGATAAGCCGGGCGGCCGTATGAGGCCAAGCCCATCACCTTGTATTCATCGCCGTACCGAGTGAAGCCCAGGTATTGGGTGACGGCTGTGTACATGAGGCCGAGGGAATGTGGAAAGCGAACGGAATCGAAGACCTCAAGCTGAGAGCCCTTTCCGTTTCCAATCATGGTGCTGGTGAAATCTCCAAAGCCGTCTATGGAGGCAACAGCCGCTTGCTCGAAGGGAGAGACGAAGAAGGCGCTGGCCAGGTGCGCACGGTGGTGCTCGACCTGGTGCATGCGCGCGCGCAGCTTTGAGCGGTCAACTCCGAGGCTTTTCGCCAGGATTTCTTCAGCGCTGCGGACCTTGGCCATATTGCTGACGCGGTTGCGCATCCAGGATAGGCTGGGACGGCGCGTGAGGGCGTAAAGCGCCTTCCGCTGGAGGTTTTTCATCGGGTTCCGGGATATGGCGATGTGGTCCACATCCTCGATCTTCGCGCCGGCTTCCTCGAGGCAGTAGGCGATCGCCTGCGTGGGGAACCCCGCCCAGTGCTTGATCCTACGGAAGCGTTCTTCCTCGATACCGGCGATGAGCTTGCCGTCAACCACGATGGCGGCTGCGGCATCGCCGTGGTATGCGTTGATTCCTAGGATGATCATCTTTGCTGTGTATTCGTCCAGGTGGGGGACGTCATTATTGTAGCTGAAGGGGAGGGGTTTTCAGCTTGTTCGGAGAGTTCTTCACTCTATTTAGCGCGGCGGGTCTTCAATCTTGCCCGCTCCTCGTAGATCCTGGAGTCCACTTGGAATCGGAACCAGCAGCCTTGGAGGAAGTGGAAGATGAGCCCCTCCCGGCCATCCAAGAAGCCCAGCCGCACGAAGTAGCGATAGAACCAGTAGAGCCACGCTCGGAGGAAGAGGGGAGCGTTTCCGTAGAGAGAGACCCTGAGCCACCGCCGGCGCTGGACGGGATTGCCGAGCATCTTCGGCTGGACCTGGTCTTTCCCTGAGCGTTCTTGTTCGAGCTCCTGTGCCTCCATGCCTGCCCATCGGACATGGCGCAAGGTCCACGTTGTCAGATCCGAGGCGACAACATCTATGTAATCGTGATGAAGGCGCTTCACGGCACCGTCCACGACAAAGTGCTGATCATAGAGGCGATTTTCGCAGCGACCGTGCGCAGGCCGGAGGAGGCGAAGATGGTATGAGGGATAGTGGCCGCCGTGACGCATCCACTTGCCCATGAAGTAGGTGCGCTTCCGCAAGAGAAAGCCGTTCACCTGGGGCGGTGGATCGGTCATGAGGGAGTTGATTTCGGTGACGAGCTCGGGGGTAAGGCGCTCATCGGCATCCAGGTGGAGGACCCATTCGGTGGACTTGGGCATATGCTGCTGGGCCCAGTTGCGCTGGGCTCCATAGTTCTCAAAGGGGTGGGCGGCAACTACAGCGCCAGCAGCCTTAGCTATTTCAACAGTGCGGTCGGTGCTACCGGAGTCCAGAACGAAAACATCCGCCGTGAGGCCGCGGATACTCTGCAAGCACAGGGGAAGGTTGACCTCTTCGTTCAGGGTAAGAATGATGACGGTAAGTTTTGGCAAGGTGGTTGCTAAGGGTGGGGATGCAGCAGTTCGTTATCCGATGGGGCGGCTAACGAACTGCACGAGCTTGCTGAAAGGCTTAATGACCGGGACGAAGTAGCCCATGGGAAGGCGATTTTTCCGCCAAGACATGAGCACCTCTTTGTTGCCGCGCAGGATGTTGCGAAGGGATTTGTTGCTGTTCCCACCTGTCGCCATTCGGACGAGGACCCGAGGCACGTAAGCGGGCTTCGCCCGGTGCTTCATCAAGAACCGCAGGATGATTTCATAATCGGCTGAGACGCCGAGTTTCAGGTCGAAGAGGCCATGTTGCTGATAGAGGGACCGGCGGACGAAGAAGGTGGGATGGGGAGCCATCCAACCTAGATAGAAGCGCCAGCGGCGGTAGGGGACGCTCCTCCAGTAGCGGACGACGGAGTCATTCGCGTCCACATACACGAGGTCGCCGTAGACGGCCTGCACTGAAGGGTCCTCAAAGGCTTTCAGGACATCTTGAAGGACGTTTTCGTCTGCATAGCGGTCGTCGGCGTTAAGGATGCCGACTATCTCTCCGGTAGCGCGCTGAACGCCCTTGTTCATGGCGTCGTAGATGCCGCGGTCGTCTTCGCTGAGCAAGACGCTTAGCCGTGAGCGGTAGTTTTCAAGGATTTTGAGAGTCCCATCCTTGGAGGCTCCATCAATCACAATGGTCTCGAGTTCCCCCTGGAGGCGCTGGCCCAGAACAGAGTCTAAAGCTCTTGCGACACGCACGTCATTGTAGACGGGGGTAACGATAGAGATTTTCATGAAGCGTAGGCTGGGGACCTTTTGTGGGTGTTCAACCAATGACCAAGGACAACTAGGGCCCAAACTCTGGACCACGCGGGACTCTGCGGTTCGCGAAGGAAGGCCTGGCGGATGCGATTCACGCCCACGGGGTCAAGGAGATGCGTCTTGACGACTTGCTCCAGCCCTGCGTCCATCGTTTCTCGAAGCGGCCCCAAAAGCCACGCGGCGATAGGCAAGGTGAAGCCGCTCTTGGGCCGATCAAGCTGCTCTTCAGTGAAGAACTCACGGCAGGCTTCGCGTAGCAAGTGTTTCCCTTTAGTCCCGTGCGGCAGGAGTACTTTCCCTGGCAGGCGCATTGCCCAATCAACCAGGTCCCGGTCGAGGAATGGGACGCGAACTTCGAGGGAGTTGGCCATGCTGAAGACATCCCCGTCCCGAAGGAGGGTGTTCCCCAGGTAGTAGGCCGTCTCCAACCGCTGAACAGTGGCTACAGGGTCGTCAGGCACAAGATGAGGGTTCTCTCGCCTAGAATTCGCGTTGTGATATGCGGGCGAAAACCCCAGGGAACTGAATGAAACCCCTAGGGAATCAAGGTCTTGATCGGAGAGAAGGCGCCGCTGTTGGAAATAGATATCTGCTACGGACGGATCCCCTGCTGCAATGGCGACAGCCTTCGCTTTTGTTACACCATTTGATGTGCGTGTGGCTATTTTCACGAGCCCCACGCGCGCTGTGCGGGGAAGGTATCGGGCTGCGCGCATTGCCCTATACAGCTTCGGCACACGTGTGAAGGAAGGGTATCCGCCAAAGATCTCATCGCCCCCTTGCCCTGAGAGGGCAA from Chloroflexota bacterium includes the following:
- a CDS encoding carbamoyltransferase, with the translated sequence MIILGINAYHGDAAAAIVVDGKLIAGIEEERFRRIKHWAGFPTQAIAYCLEEAGAKIEDVDHIAISRNPMKNLQRKALYALTRRPSLSWMRNRVSNMAKVRSAEEILAKSLGVDRSKLRARMHQVEHHRAHLASAFFVSPFEQAAVASIDGFGDFTSTMIGNGKGSQLEVFDSVRFPHSLGLMYTAVTQYLGFTRYGDEYKVMGLASYGRPAYLDAFRKIVRERPDGLFELDLRYFQHHTGNVNMTWNDGEPSIQQCYSDKLIKPLGPARRKEDPLDRRHEDIAHSLQARLEEVYFHVLNHLQKKTAAKALCLAGGVAFNSVANGKIFDKTPFTDVYIQSAAGDAGTSVGAAYYVYNQLLQKPRSFVMQSSYWGPSYSDEAMASTLRSYGLPETRLPDSELMQVTAKAIADGKVVGWFQGKLEWGPRALGNRSILVDPRRAEMKDLLNERIKRREPFRPFAPSILLERVGDFFEKAYPDPFMIKVYPVRQEKRAVIPAVTHVDGTGRLQTVDKAANPRYWQLIRQFEDLTGVPVVLNTSFNENEPIVCTPKEAVECFLRTRMDVLALGNYFLTKEQAGATPAKIPDTGVVKGSAPKLS
- a CDS encoding glycosyltransferase produces the protein MKISIVTPVYNDVRVARALDSVLGQRLQGELETIVIDGASKDGTLKILENYRSRLSVLLSEDDRGIYDAMNKGVQRATGEIVGILNADDRYADENVLQDVLKAFEDPSVQAVYGDLVYVDANDSVVRYWRSVPYRRWRFYLGWMAPHPTFFVRRSLYQQHGLFDLKLGVSADYEIILRFLMKHRAKPAYVPRVLVRMATGGNSNKSLRNILRGNKEVLMSWRKNRLPMGYFVPVIKPFSKLVQFVSRPIG
- a CDS encoding glycosyltransferase family 2 protein, coding for MPKLTVIILTLNEEVNLPLCLQSIRGLTADVFVLDSGSTDRTVEIAKAAGAVVAAHPFENYGAQRNWAQQHMPKSTEWVLHLDADERLTPELVTEINSLMTDPPPQVNGFLLRKRTYFMGKWMRHGGHYPSYHLRLLRPAHGRCENRLYDQHFVVDGAVKRLHHDYIDVVASDLTTWTLRHVRWAGMEAQELEQERSGKDQVQPKMLGNPVQRRRWLRVSLYGNAPLFLRAWLYWFYRYFVRLGFLDGREGLIFHFLQGCWFRFQVDSRIYEERARLKTRRAK